The following are encoded together in the Flavihumibacter fluvii genome:
- the purQ gene encoding phosphoribosylformylglycinamidine synthase subunit PurQ: MKFGVVVFPGSNCDRDMQDALEQDLGQEVIMLWHKDKDLSQFATEDCIILPGGFSYGDYLRCGAIARFSPMMQSVIEFANRGGKVLGICNGFQILCESHLLPGVLLRNANQQFICKNIYMKGAGSDKALMVPIAHGEGRFYADDALLDSLEANGQVIYRYCDAKGAITGEANPNGASRNIAGIRNAAGNVFGMMPHPERACSAALGNIDGRTILETLVMA; this comes from the coding sequence ATGAAATTCGGCGTAGTTGTTTTCCCCGGCTCCAATTGTGACAGAGACATGCAAGATGCCCTGGAGCAGGACCTTGGCCAGGAAGTTATCATGTTATGGCATAAGGACAAAGACCTGAGCCAGTTTGCTACTGAGGATTGCATAATCCTGCCCGGCGGGTTCTCTTACGGCGATTACCTGCGCTGCGGTGCCATTGCCCGGTTTAGCCCGATGATGCAGAGCGTGATCGAATTCGCCAACCGTGGCGGTAAAGTGCTGGGTATCTGCAATGGTTTCCAGATCCTTTGTGAGTCCCATTTACTGCCTGGTGTATTGTTGCGTAACGCCAACCAGCAGTTTATCTGCAAGAATATTTATATGAAGGGTGCTGGCTCAGACAAAGCCCTGATGGTGCCTATTGCGCATGGCGAAGGCCGTTTTTATGCGGATGACGCCCTGCTTGATTCCCTGGAAGCCAATGGCCAGGTAATCTACCGCTATTGTGATGCAAAAGGTGCTATTACCGGCGAAGCGAACCCGAATGGTGCCAGCCGGAATATTGCCGGAATCCGCAATGCTGCCGGGAATGTTTTTGGAATGATGCCCCACCCCGAAAGAGCCTGTTCTGCGGCCCTGGGCAATATTGATGGCCGCACAATCCTGGAAACCCTGGTGATGGCTTAA
- a CDS encoding protein-disulfide reductase DsbD domain-containing protein, translating into MKKIFTLVLTLVATISLFAQSDKQVKWTFESKKIAENTYEVHMTAEVGGNYHIYAQNAGDGPVATTFNFTKNPLVAMDGAVKEMGKQKKVFEEAFNSDVRFFEKKVDFVQVVKVKGKAKTSLAGKVEFMVCNDKECLPPATVNFKVAVGG; encoded by the coding sequence ATGAAAAAAATATTTACCCTCGTTCTTACATTGGTGGCTACTATTTCTCTTTTTGCCCAATCTGACAAGCAGGTGAAATGGACCTTTGAATCTAAAAAGATCGCCGAGAATACCTACGAAGTACACATGACCGCAGAAGTTGGCGGTAATTACCATATCTATGCTCAAAATGCCGGAGACGGTCCGGTTGCTACTACCTTTAACTTTACCAAGAATCCATTGGTCGCCATGGATGGTGCTGTGAAAGAGATGGGCAAACAGAAAAAGGTCTTCGAAGAAGCCTTCAATTCCGACGTGCGGTTTTTTGAAAAGAAAGTTGACTTTGTACAGGTTGTAAAAGTGAAGGGTAAGGCCAAGACCAGCCTGGCCGGGAAAGTGGAGTTCATGGTGTGTAACGACAAAGAGTGTTTACCTCCGGCAACTGTTAATTTTAAGGTGGCCGTAGGCGGTTAG